In one window of Rhodopseudomonas palustris HaA2 DNA:
- the nuoN gene encoding NADH-quinone oxidoreductase subunit NuoN, whose product MNFETAGYSLLPIMPELVLVIGSMLLLMVGAYGGQRTTGLVTTLAVALLVLTGALELMLPAGRLVTFGGSFIVDDFARFLKVLALIGSAVTLILSSEIMSNPSRRMFEYSILVLLSSVGMMLLISAGDLIMLYLGLELMSLALYVVAASNREDAKSNEAGMKYFILGALSSGMLLYGCSLIYGFTGTVQFAGIAAAAKDGSIGLIFGLVFLLAGLCFKVSAVPFHMWTPDVYEGAPTPVTAFFASAPKVAGLAVFTRVTLTAFPEIVPQWQQIVVFVAIASMALGSFAAIGQKNIKRLMAYSAIGHIGFALVGLSAGTVEGAQGVIVYISIYVAMTLGAFSVILAMRRNGLHVENISDFAGLSRTNPALAFFFAMLLFSMAGIPPLAGFFAKFYVFMAAIKAGLFALAVIGVVTSVVGAYYYLLIIKVMYFDEPAPGIDRMRLELRGVLAVAGLFNMLFFLYPAPLVNAASAAAKSLF is encoded by the coding sequence ATGAATTTCGAAACTGCCGGTTATTCGCTGTTGCCGATCATGCCGGAGCTCGTGCTGGTGATCGGCTCGATGCTGCTGCTGATGGTCGGCGCCTATGGTGGCCAACGCACGACCGGCCTCGTTACGACCCTCGCGGTCGCGTTGCTGGTGCTGACCGGTGCGCTGGAATTGATGCTGCCGGCGGGCAGGCTCGTGACCTTCGGCGGCAGCTTCATCGTCGACGATTTCGCCCGCTTCCTGAAGGTACTGGCGCTGATCGGATCGGCTGTGACGCTGATCCTGTCGTCCGAGATCATGTCGAATCCGTCGCGGCGGATGTTCGAATATTCGATCCTGGTGCTGCTGTCGTCGGTCGGCATGATGCTGCTGATCTCGGCCGGCGACCTTATCATGCTGTATCTCGGCCTCGAGCTGATGAGTCTGGCGCTCTACGTGGTGGCGGCGAGCAATCGCGAGGACGCCAAGTCGAACGAAGCCGGCATGAAGTATTTCATCCTCGGCGCGTTGTCGTCAGGCATGCTGCTGTACGGCTGCTCGCTGATCTACGGCTTCACCGGCACGGTGCAGTTCGCCGGCATCGCCGCCGCCGCCAAGGACGGCAGTATCGGCCTGATCTTCGGCCTGGTGTTCCTGCTCGCCGGGCTGTGCTTCAAGGTCTCTGCGGTGCCGTTCCACATGTGGACGCCGGACGTCTACGAGGGCGCCCCGACCCCGGTGACGGCGTTCTTCGCCTCCGCCCCGAAGGTGGCGGGTCTGGCGGTGTTCACTCGCGTGACGCTGACGGCGTTTCCGGAGATCGTGCCGCAGTGGCAGCAGATCGTGGTGTTCGTCGCGATCGCCTCGATGGCGCTGGGTTCGTTCGCCGCGATCGGGCAGAAGAACATCAAGCGCCTGATGGCGTATTCGGCGATCGGCCATATCGGTTTCGCGCTGGTCGGCCTGTCGGCCGGCACCGTCGAGGGCGCGCAGGGCGTGATCGTCTACATCTCGATCTACGTGGCGATGACACTCGGCGCGTTCTCGGTGATCCTGGCGATGCGCCGCAATGGCTTGCATGTCGAGAACATCAGCGATTTCGCCGGCCTGTCGCGCACCAATCCGGCGCTGGCGTTCTTCTTCGCGATGCTGCTGTTCTCGATGGCGGGCATCCCGCCGCTCGCCGGCTTCTTCGCCAAATTCTACGTGTTCATGGCGGCGATCAAGGCCGGGCTGTTCGCGCTGGCGGTGATCGGCGTCGTCACCAGCGTGGTCGGCGCCTACTATTATCTGCTGATCATCAAGGTAATGTATTTCGACGAGCCGGCGCCGGGGATCGACCGGATGCGGCTCGAGCTGCGCGGCGTGCTCGCGGTCGCCGGGCTTTTCAACATGTTGTTCTTCCTCTATCCGGCGCCGCTGGTGAACGCCGCGAGCGCCGCAGCCAAGTCGCTGTTCTAG
- a CDS encoding biotin--[acetyl-CoA-carboxylase] ligase, with protein sequence MAFTLGPKARAAGVGLKVFDETGSTNADAMAYARAGGRTPCWFVTTMQTAGRGRRNRVWVAPRGNLASSVFESFNVTPAVAATLGFAAGVALEKALREVSVEAAMRSPNSAANDYRLKWPNDILAGGSKLVGMNLEAETLPDGRLAVVVGMGTNVVAAPEGLPTAVTCLSQLGVSASAEDVFAALSDSWHEMRGIWDDGRGFAKIRDLWLDRAAGLGQTVSIRSGSSVVSGIFDTIDETGCMVLITSDRRRIPIAAGDVYFGDAASAKAAD encoded by the coding sequence GTGGCGTTCACCCTCGGTCCGAAGGCGCGCGCGGCCGGCGTCGGCCTGAAGGTTTTCGACGAGACCGGCTCCACCAACGCCGACGCAATGGCATATGCCCGAGCGGGAGGGCGGACGCCTTGCTGGTTCGTGACGACAATGCAGACCGCGGGACGCGGTCGTCGCAATCGGGTCTGGGTGGCTCCGCGCGGCAATTTGGCCAGCTCCGTCTTCGAGAGCTTCAATGTCACCCCGGCCGTCGCCGCGACCCTCGGCTTTGCTGCAGGCGTCGCGCTCGAGAAGGCCTTGCGGGAGGTGAGCGTCGAGGCCGCAATGCGCTCGCCCAATTCCGCTGCGAACGATTATCGGCTGAAGTGGCCCAACGATATTCTGGCAGGCGGATCGAAGCTGGTCGGGATGAATCTCGAAGCCGAGACGTTGCCGGACGGACGCCTCGCCGTTGTGGTCGGAATGGGCACGAACGTGGTCGCTGCGCCGGAAGGTCTTCCGACCGCGGTGACGTGCTTGAGCCAGCTCGGCGTGTCCGCCAGCGCGGAAGACGTATTTGCGGCGCTGTCGGATTCGTGGCACGAGATGCGCGGCATCTGGGATGACGGGCGTGGTTTCGCCAAGATCCGCGATCTCTGGCTGGATCGGGCCGCAGGGCTCGGTCAGACGGTTTCCATCCGGTCGGGCTCGTCGGTGGTTTCCGGGATATTCGACACCATCGATGAAACGGGCTGTATGGTCCTGATAACGTCCGATCGGAGACGCATTCCGATCGCGGCCGGCGACGTCTATTTCGGCGATGCGGCGTCAGCAAAGGCTGCAGACTAA